In the Triticum aestivum cultivar Chinese Spring chromosome 2B, IWGSC CS RefSeq v2.1, whole genome shotgun sequence genome, TGACAATCTCATGTTGCTATGTGATATATGTGATTCCTCTGCACATACTTTCTGTGTTGGTCTGGGGAGAGAAGTACCAGAAGGCAACTGGTACTGTGGTGGGTGTAGATCCAGTGTGGAAGGGCCTTCTCATGCACAAATACAGGATAGGGTGGTTCACCGTGGAGATAGTAACATGAACACCGCCGATAGCAGTTCTGGTTCGTTGGGCAGATCTACATCAAGTGGAGTGTTCCAGAGACCACCACCAATAAACGTTCAGCCTTCTTTGCAAGGATTTGATCTGAATCTCTCTCCAATAGAAACCCCTGAGGAAGATAAGCGAGCCGAGTCACATCTCTCAGCTGAACCTGTATCAACTCCTACTGGGAGGCATGCAACTCTTGATAGGAGGCGTGCCTTGAACCGACGCATTCGTATTCTTCTATTTAGACCTAGGACTGCAACTAATGCTTGGCAGAATAGCATTCAGCAAGACAGAAGCGCACCAGGAACAGAACAAAATCAACGGATCGCCTGCACCTCTACAGATGTGAGCCCATCATGTTCCAGGGCTGATTTTATGCAGAGCCAGCAGAGTAGCTCACATTTTGTACAGTCTGCAAGTAATCTTAATCAATGCACTGATGAGGGTGGAAGCAATTTCCGAGAAGTAGCGAATGCCAAGGACCAGCTGATTCCTATTGTGAAGAAGAGCATCAAGCACATTTGTGCCCGGTCCCCATTGGGTACGTATAGCGGTCTGAGCAAACTGTTTTAATGTATCAATTTTTCGAGCACCCACAAGTTAACATTTGGGTGTAATAGTTTGATTTTATCCTTAACATATTAGATTACCCAGAGATTGAGTAGCCTTGTATTTTCATATTTTAAATGGTAGGTTAGAGAAAATTAATTCATTTTATGCTAGGGCATCATCCCATTGTAGCAGTTGTGGTCCCAAAATAAATTAAGTAGCTACATCTATACTGGAAATGTGTCTCAGGTTTGTGGCTATTAGTAGCCTAAATAATAATTACCTGTCCTTTTTATAGTCCTTTTTTTCTGCTATGCTGTTGGCCATTGTACGCTGAACTAAATGCAAAGACAGCTGTGTTGGACTATATATGCAATCTTGCTAAAGCATGGCTAATTAACTGGAACTAACCTCTCATCCTTTATGTTTCAGATCAATCTTCTTTCACGAATGTAGCACGGCGGGCGACACACACTATCTTAGCGTTGTCTGGTATTGCGCACAACAAGGATAGGGTTGTTTCTACACCGTTTCCTTTTCCTAGCCATTGTTGCCACGCCTGTGATGGCCGAGAGCCAGCGTTTCTCATGAGAACCATCTGCTCGTCATGCTTCAACTCATTCGTTGGTGATGTCGTCAGTCACATCGCCAATATGTTTTCTTGAAGTAGGTGGTCTTTTTAAGCTGGCATTTCTCTCTCTGCTGTCGTCATTCTTTGAATTTATAGACACTTGGAAAGATTATACGGATACGAAGGTGTTAATGAATGTTGGATAGCTTGAAATATAGATCATTTCTAAATGATGCATTCTCTTTTGGAACTAACTTCTTAATTGAGTTGTCATTAGCCATCCTGACAAGTTTCAAGTCTTCCAGCAAGCTGCTACAGTCTTCATTGATGATGCCCTCCAATTGTCTTTTTTATTGCCAACTGTGTAACTTGCTTTTCCTTTCTGTCAGTACGTTGATTTCTGGAATTATGCTTTATCTCTCCAACAGAGGTGGAGCATcttatatatcgcgagagaaaaaTATGGAGGAAAAAAAACTGAACATTTTATATTTTGAGCATGTCATTATGAACATTACAAATTGAGAATAGGATATAGGAGCAGTCTGCTAGATCTGATGTAGTGTTAAGAAAATCTCTGCATATCATTCCATTAGTGTTTGTTATACTTTGGAAGGAATAACCTTTCTTGGTAGGAATAACTTGTGCCCTTTTCACTTAGTGTTCTCAGTTCGGTATCTTTCTTGTCTGCACTTGATGAAGCCCCCTCTCATAACTGAAGCCAGGCGGTCTTCGATTTATCGGATTTCGAGCTAGCtgcccttttcccttttcttgctCTCATATTcctcttctgagttttcctctTAAGAGTCCTATATTCTTCTTCTAGGGTCCTATATATCTAAATTCAACAAGTCCTGAACCATTTTTATCTCTGTGTTCATCTGTACGGACTGTGCAATTATGTTACCATCTTGCCCTTTTCCCACCGAACCGTACTGTTACATTTCGTGCAGATTAACCTATTGTTGATATGAGCTGTTTAACTCCCGAGTTCATGCAATTATTCAAGGGTTCATCTTGTCTCTCTTTTTACGGGATTTTATGTTAGTTCATTTTAACTTAGAAGGAACGATTAGATTCCAACAACCTCTTTTGTGCGGGACTTGAAAATTAAAATCCCCTTGGTCAAGTCTTACATTATGTATGCTGTATGCACTCCAGTTTTACATTTAATATGTTTCATGTATGTCAGTTCTTATTAGAACGCTGCTACACAGACGACAAACGGCGGACGATTTGCAGACGATGTAGCACATCAAGCCGCTCATGTGTAAAGCAAAACTAAACAACACCGTTCGATCCAACATCGTCCAGTGTTCGGCCGGAGTACTGTCGTCTGTATAGTAGTTTCGTTCTTATTAGGTTGTGTCATGTGTGTTATTTGCTCTCCCTGGGGCCTATGAGCTGACAAATTTGCAGTTGGCATGTGCCTTCTTTTTCTTTTGGGGTGGAACAAAAATGTGTTTACACAAGGTTTTTGGATTCTTCCTATAAGATCTGCATCCAAAATTTACTGCTATTAAAAATTTACTGGTGTGCAGCAGCATCGCTCATTCATTTGCCTGCGACAGTTTTTTTTTCATGTCAACCACCCACCGTGTGTGTCGGCGCGCAGCTGAAAAATCATCATCAGAAGGAAGCTCTATCTTGTGATTGGGTTGGGATATTCATGCTTATTCAGCGCCACAAGTGTGTGTGTGTTCTTGGTGGTTTTGAGGTTctttcagttttctttttcttttctgcgggaactttcatttttcttttcttttttacggGAACTTTCAGTAGTTTACTAGCAATATCTTACCCAGTTGCAATCAGAGGGATTTGCATCTGGCATCATAAAGGGTTTGCGACTGGCATCCCAATTCCCAAGCCCGTCTGCATCAGGAAGGGATAAAGCAGCAAATCCTAGCACGAAAGAAGAGAAtacatatctctctctctctctctctctctctcttctctttttaTTACTAGTTAGACAATAAAGCAACACCCTAACCCTAGCAGTTCTCTTACGAAGCAAGGCAAGGCATACATGTGTTCCTTTTCATAGCCGCCAAGCTGAAGGAACGGATATTCATTTCGCAAGCAGCCTTTGTTGTCGTCCTCAGAGGGGAAAGATGTCTCGGGTCTCGCGGCTTTCGGCTCCACCACGCACCGCATCGTGGTGAGGTTCCAGTCACAGAGCATGAGCACACGCCATGCCTTGCATCCAGCCTCGTCTCGGTCCCGTTCGTGTCCGACGACGAGGACAAGTTGAACATCGATCTGTCAACAGATTAATTAGAGTAAAATATTactgtatgtatatatgtataaaaTTGTTGAAACGGACATATTGCTTGTCTCGACGCGACGAAAGGGACACTCGTGCCGAGGACCTTGAGAGGTATACAATGTGACGCGGAAAGGTATACAATGCGACTATCTGCACAGTTGAGTGAGCGCTGCTTCCAAGGCATCAGATTCCTGATCGGACGGTCGTGGAGGCGACGCCAAGCGCCATATGAGGCGAGGTCCCGAGCATAGGATGCCGCTTGCCTGCCGCTGGCCGCCAATTCGGTCGCTGCGGCCTCTTGATATCACGCACAGCAACGGCCCTCTCTCTGCCTCGCGCTGCAGCTAGCTGGCCTTCATTGTCGcgcccacctccctctcccctcttctctcctcCAGCGCGCCACGCACGCTCGCGGAGCAAAGCAAGGGATGGCGCCGACGTACCGGCCTTACGCGGCGGAGTACGGGGCGGTGGAGCGGAAGGTGCCGGGGGCGCGGtgggtggcgtcggcggcggcggcgtcgtcggtgGCGTGGTTCGCGGGGGACCAGGCGGAGATGAAGCGGCGGGGGCGGGTGGCCAGCTACAAGGCCTACGCCGTGGAGGGCAAGGTGAAGGCGTCCCTCCGCCGGGGCCTCCGCTGGATCAAGGCCAAGTGCTCCCACATCGTCCACCGCTAGTCCGCTCCGCCcgccgtcttcttcttccttggtatTGGCCCTGCTCTGTCTCCCATGGATTCGGACCGCGCTCCCGCTCCACCACCTTGCGTGCTGCTCTTTCTCTGCCTTGTAAAACCTGGTCTGTTCTCATGGGTGCTGGCTCGCCGGATCCTGCAGGTGGCTCATCAGGCGGACGACCGATCGATGGTGGCGAGAACGGATGCGCGAGGGATGCAGCCGAGGGACGGACTCATCGAGCGTTCCTTGCGAGTAGATTAGTCACTAGTGTAAGATCATCATGCATGggtcctttcttcttctttttctagttttcctgttgtcgagagagagagagaggaggggggagAATGTTTGTTTCCGGGGTTGCAAGCAACGTTGGCCATCAATCATCACACGCGATTCCTTTCTTTCTGCTTCAGTTTCAGATAGTCTGCTCGTGAGATTCCTTTCTGCTTCAGTTCAGTTTGCTTCTGCAAAACATACCTGGTTGTTGTGTCCGCTTGATACTCTCAGGCTCAAAAGTGCTTGCAAAACAAATTATCCCCTGCAAGGGAAATGAATTGGCGCACGAATGAAAATGAATCGAACAGCACACGCTCCAGAATCACGGGGCATGAGCAAGCTCGGTGAAACCCTGTGGCACGTGTGGACAACCTGTTGGCCGCCCTGCCACGTCGTCTCCGCTGGTCCCAGTCAACGCGCCCAACAGGTTGTCCACACGGGCCTGGCTATCAGCCCATTGCCGTCAGAGGCTCAGAACATGCCTGCGGACGAGAGGGAAAAAAAATATCTGAGCTACATCCCCTcacaatttttattaattaataacCAGTATTAATTGCTTGGTAATTTACAGTGTTTTCAGATCTGATAAAAAATAGGAATAATACTACACAAATAATACATATTGGAGAAGTGGGGTATCGATCCCCATACCTCACCTCTCGCATGCTAAGCGAGCGCTCTACCATCTGAGCTACATCCCCTTGCTGTAACGTAATCTTCTCTTCAACTTATATAGAGAATCGAGAACGTTGttgattttttaattatttttcccgaATAAACGTTGTTGAGTTCCCACCTATTCCATGGTCGATAAGGCAAAAGGTActcccttcgtaaactaatataaaagcgtttagatcactaatttatagtgatctaaacgctcttatattagtttatggtcGTTTTTCTATGATTGGTTTTAGAAATCGTTTGTATTCCTTAGAAAAACGACCAAGTTTTACAATTTATTACCAAGTTAAAGAATTAAAATATACACAAATGGCAAAGCTCCGTCACATAAAAACTAGATGTCGCATCAAAGTCCTTCAAATGACACATGCCAAGACTAATCAAGCAGGGTGATCCTCTGTCACTAATGTTGTTCATATTTGTCATGGAGTGCCTCGTTGCGCTCATGCATGTCTGTTGTCGTCGATGCGTGTATGTTCAATTTCATGGGTTAGTGTCAAACACGCGCTCTTAGCCCTCAACTCTAATATAcgaagtaaataaaaatggagggagtatttgctgAAACACAATACTACTTTCATCGAAGCCAATCATGAGGTAGGTTCCATATTTCTATCATATGGAGTGTTAATTTTTCTCGTCTTCTCTTCATTAACTAAGCAACAAGAGGCAAGCAAGTCAAGGACACAAAGATCATAGAACTACGCATTAATATATTCTTTCACTCCCAGGAAACACGTGGAACCCTCAAATTAGTTAGCATTGAAATCCCAAAGAAAAAACCCCAGAGGATCTCACCTATTATATTGTTCACCTAAGTAGTGCTAATCCTTTTCTTTGATACTCTTATAGAtaaaatgtgatagtcatattttATGAATAAGAAAAGATTATTTACATGTACTTAGTAGTGCAAGCACAtggatatatatattatttttactAATAGAGAGGAGTAACCATGGTACACAGTGTAAGGTGGAAGGATGTAGGAAAGAAAGGATAGAAAACAAGCCATGCTATTTAGGTTTTTCTGGGACAGTTCTTCGAAAATGGTTGATGGAAGAAGAGATAACGTTGGTGATTTGCAAGAAATTTAATGACTTTACACATTGACTCATACATCTTAGTGGCATCGATCTTATTTTCTCACACCAAAGTTCTTCATAATCACCTCACACTCTAAAGTCCAATAACTTTTGGACTAATAATTAAATATCACTTGGCACatgtaaataaaacaaaataaatgctAACTACATTTTATAATTGTGTATTTTATCTCCAAGTTTTTCTATAATTTCAAATGTATATCTAAAAGACACACCAATATCTCATATTTAATGATAAATAGGCCACGTTTTAGAATTATTTTGCGTGGGTAAAACTGCTagttaagataaaatctaaccatagcattaaacatttggatccaaattggtgccttacgaaatagcgcataaactagggtttaagctcctgtcactctagcaacccatcatctaataactactccacaatgcatccccttaggcccaaatatggtgaagtgtcatgtagtcgaccttcacatgacaccactaagggaatcacaacatacatatcatcaaaatatggaacacatatcaagttcacatgattacttgcaacaagtttctcccgtgacctcaagaacgaaagtaactactcacaagtgacaaacattctcatgatcagaggggtattaactagcataatggatctgaacatatgatattccaccaaattaaccatatagtaatcaactacaagatgtaatcaacactactagtcacccacaggtaccaatctgaggttctggtacaaagattgaacataagagatgaacttgggttttgagcggagatggtgctggtgaagatgttgatgaagaatgGCCTCgccaagatgagagggttgttggtgatgacgatggtttcgatttccccctccgggagggaagttcccccggcgaaattgctccgccgaagggcaaaagtgctcttgtccaaattccgccttgagacggcgacgctccatcccaaaagtcctccgTATAAttattttaggtcaaaatgacttttataccagaagatgggcacctgaggtgggccgaggagggcacaacccccaggcgcgccctggtgggttgtgcccacctggtggggcccctctggtagttattggctccaatatttcttatatattccataaaaaatctccgtaaagtttcagctcatttggagttgtccagaataggtagcccgacgttgctttttcaggtccagaattccagctgccggtattctccctccttgtgtGAATCTTGCATtttgtgagagaaaaggcattagaattactacaAATAACATTATTAtgaataaaaacaatataaatatcagtaggaaaacatgttgcaaaatggacgtatcaactcccccaagcttagactaatagacctcgcttgtcttcaagcgaaaaaccgaaatcgaaaaacatgt is a window encoding:
- the LOC123040534 gene encoding uncharacterized protein encodes the protein MAPTYRPYAAEYGAVERKVPGARWVASAAAASSVAWFAGDQAEMKRRGRVASYKAYAVEGKVKASLRRGLRWIKAKCSHIVHR